TTGCCGCAGTCGCCTCGACGTGGACGGTCGAGCCGTCGCGACGCACAATCCTTATCTCTTTGAGAGGGACGGGCAAACCTGTTGTCATAATGAAATGCGTCCGGTTCTGTATCGACTCTCTGTCGTCCGGATGAATAATGTCGAACGCGTTGAGGCCGTACATTTCCTTCGCGCTGAGAGCGCCGTACAGGCGGACTGCCGCCGGGTTTACATACAGGAATTTCCCCCCGTCGTGGAGGAAAATAGCATCAGGCGATGTTTCGACGAGGCTTCTGTAGCCTTCTTCACTGACGCGCAGGGCCTCCTCAGCGCGACTCCGTTCACGGAAGAGCTCCGCATTGGAGACCGTGCCGGCAATCTGGCTGGCAACATTCTCTGCCAACCGGGCCTCTCTTTCCCTGTACGCGTGTGGCTGTTTCGACCAGAGAGCCAGACTTCCGATCACCTCTCCACGCGTCAGTAAGGGTACGGAGAGCCTGGAGTGAAGGCCCGCCTCGAAGGCGTAGATGAGTGACGGGTAGCGATCGAGCACCTCTCCAACGGACTCTGATTCTATGATTACGGGCGCACCCGTGTGCAGCATCTGCTCGGTGATGCTGCCCTCGATAGGCAAGACGACTCCTTTTATTCTCCCCTCCACTACCATGCCCGCGGTGTAAGCCGTGGTGAGAGTGCCATCCTGCTTGTTAATGAGATTGATCAATATCCGATCAAAAGGAATCAGCTTGCGCACCTCTTCGGCAAAACGCTCGTACACCTCTTCAAGGTCGAGACTTGAGTTCATGATACGGCCGAGCTCAGCGATGACCGCGGTCTCCTGTGCAAGTCTCAGGGCTGCCTCTTCACTGCCCCTCAACGCCTCTTGCGCTTTACGTCGCTCAGTGATGTCACGGATGACCAGGAGCAGACAGTCCCGGTTGCCCATAGTGATCTTCGTGCCGTTCAATTCCACCCAGAACGTGCTCCCGTCTTTTCTTCTTGCTGCCCACTCGTAGAGAGCCGGCGTACCCTTGCTGACTTGCTCATAATAGGTCATAAGGCGCGCACGCCGCTCCTCCACAGACTCCCCGGCACCGAGGCTTCCCAGCGGCAAAACTTTGAGTTCCTCAAATCCGTAGCCCCACAACTCGCAGAATCGGCGATTCACATCGAGAAGCTCAAGGGTCTGAGCATCACGGACTGCAATGCCGTCGCGCACACTGTCGAAAAGGTATCTGAATCTGCTTTCGCTCTCCCGCAGAGCCTCTTCTGCTGCCCGTCGCTCAGTGATATCGCGGGCCACAGCGAGAAGCGATTCCCTGCCTCCCATGAATATGCGTTTAACGTTTACCTCCACCCAGAAGGTGCTCCCGTCCTTTCTCATGGCTTCAGCTTGAAAAAGTCTCGACAGTCCCTCGTTTGCCAGGGTGTAATGGGCGCTCAGGCGTCGTTCTCTTTCAGACGGGGATTCACCTGCAGACAGGCTGCCGAGGGGCAAACTCTTGAGCTCTTCAAGACTGTACCCATACATTTCGCAGAACCGTTTGTTCGCATCAATGAGTTCAAACGTGGTAACATCCCACACTGCGATGCCGTCATGGATGCTGTCGAAGATCTGCCTGAACTTGGCTTCGCTTTCTGCCAGCGCCCGAATGACCTCTTTAGTTTCGGTAATGTCTCTCGCGTAGACTGCGATTCTTGTTACCTTACGTTCTGAATCAAGAAGAGGGTAGCCGCACACGTCGAGTGAGCGTCCATCCGACGATGTGTCTTCGAAAAGTAAGGGTTCACCGGTGACCAGTACTTTCTGGAGCTGCAACTGCCTGAAAGCGGCCGCCTCTTCAGGGAAGAATTGAAACACAGTTTGACCAATCAACTCTTCCGGTTGTTTGCCGAGACGATGGGCAAAGACCCGATTGGCGGCAATGATCTTACCCTTCGTGTCGATGAGTACGGCCAGATCACTCGTGGCATTGAGCAGGGACTTCACAGCCTCTTCGCTTTCGCGGAGGTGCAACTCGGCGTCCTTGGCTGCCGTGATGTCCTGGATCATTGCCAGCGTGTAGCGAATGTTTCCGGATCGGTCGGTGATAGCTCGCACAGAAAGACGTCCCCACGCAAGAGAGCCATCCTTGCGGAGGTAGCGCTTCTCCATCTCGAACCCGTTGATTTCCCGGGCAAGCACCTTGCGCGTCTGCTCCATGCTGGATGGGAGATCGTCCGGGTACGTGAGGTCCTTGAAGGTAAACCGTGTCAGTTCCTCGCTTGTGTAACCCGTGAAACGGCAAAAGGCTGTATTCGTCCTTGTGAAGAGGCCGTTCGTTGCGTCGAGAATGGCGGCCCCGACAGGCGACTGGTCAAAGGTGAGCCTGAACGTTTCCTCATGCTCAGTCACATCTGTCACGGCACGGTTGGGCGTTTCCGCCTTTGCTTTTTCTGGTGAATCACCTTTCATTGTATTCTTGGGAGTCACTTCCTTCTGCTTCTATGACATTACACCATCTCTTCGTCTTCTGATCGCCAGGCAGGATCTACGATGCAAAGGAAGAGAAGATCTGAGGGCCCGGTATTCTGGATATGCTGTGTCGAGTGAGGAGGGATGTAGACTGCCTGACCTGGTTCCACCGGTCGCGATTCCTCATCGATGGTCATGACTCCTTTTCCCTCGAGGATATAATAGACCTCGGTGGACCGCAGCCTGTGGGGCTTTGTCACTTGACTGGGTTTTACGCGGGCATAGCAGAGGCTGTAGCGGCATGCCACATCCATCTTCTCGGGGTGGATGAGTTGCCTGAGGAGCGACTCGTCACTGGCTATGAATTCCTCGGCATCATTCAGATCCTTGACGTGCATGCGCTTGAGGCATTCCTTCAGCTGCTTTTTTTATTGTAGAACGGAGACATGCTCCGCAGGAAGTCTACAGATTTCTTGAGCGCACCGAAAACGACATCCACTTCCTCCAGGGTATTTTCTATGCCGAAGGAGAAGATAAGCGTGCCCTGGGTCGTCATGTAGTCGCGGCCGCAGGAGACAAGCACGTGTGAGGCCCGCAACGAACCTGTGGCGCATGCCGACCGGGTGGAAACGCAAATCCCCTCCTCGTCCAGCATCAGCACCAGCGATTCCCCTTCCACATACTTCACTGAGCACGAGATCAGGTTTGGCAGGCTTTTGGTGGGATGGCCGTTGATGATTATCTCATCGATAGTTGAAAGGCGTTCCAGGAATCTCTTCTTGACCTGGTTGAGATGCTCCAGCCTCGATGACATTTCTCTCTTTGCCAGCTCTGCTGCCTTACCCATGCCTACGATGCCTATCATGTTGTGTGCACCGGCCCTGAGATTCTGTTCCTGGATGCCTCCGTCCAGAAGTGGAATGATTTTGGTTCCGGGGCGGACATAGAGGGCCCCCACGCCTGCAGGGCCGTAGAATTGATTCGCAGCTATGCTCAGCAGGTCAACCCCTAACTCGTTGACGTCCGTCGGCACTACTCCGCCGGATGCGACTGCATCGCTGTGAAAGGTTATGCCTCTCTTCTTCGTAATCTCGCCGATCTCTGCTATGGGCTCGAGGGTCCCGATCTCGTTGTTTGCATGCATGATGCTGACAAGGATGGTCTCATCGGTGATCGCTTTCTCAACATCCTTCGGATCGACCAATCCGTATTCGTCCACCGGAAGGGACGTTACATCATATCCGAGGTGCATCAGCATGCGCACGGAGCGGAGCACTGCCTGGTGCTCAATATTGGATGTGATGATGTGTTTGCCTTTCTCGGCAAGTGCAAAGGCCACGCCCTTGACAGCGTGATTGATGGACTCGGTGCCGCCGGAAGTGAAGATCACCCCCTCCGGATTGGCATTGATGAGCTGCGCCACATCGTTGCGGGCTTTCTCCAGGGCCTCAGCTGCCGCATCCCCCAAACGATGCTGGCTCGTCGGATTGCCGTATCCGTTATCGATGTAGCCTATCATTGCCTGCTTCACTTCCGCGTGAAGCGGTGTCCCTGATATATTATCCAAATAGATCATCGGTCGGTCCCCTGTCATCGTTGTGGAGGTGGCCCTGCTACGCCGTTGATTTGCCGCAGTTGGCGCAGATCGGCGCACCGGAGGCGACTTCGTGTTCACAATAAGGGCAGCGGCAGTGGGTGTCCTTTGCGTGAACATGCTCGTCTTTACCCCCCCGTTCCTTCCTGATTCTTCCGGCCTGACGATCCAGGTAATTCATGATCGCCTTGTGGAGGGCTTCGGGCCCAAGGTGTGAACAGTGGAGTTCGTTCTTCGGCAGCTCTCCGAGGTCTGTCGCGAGCGTTTTTGCATTGATCTGCAAGGCTTCGTCAAGGGTTTTACCCTTCGCTTTCTCAGTGACAATGCTCGATACGGCAACTGCAGCGCCGCAGCCCAGCGTCTCGAACCTGACGTCAGCCAGTCGTCCTTCCCTCACCTTTATGGTTATTGTGGTCATGTCGCCGCAAACCGGGTTGCCCACCTCTCCGATGCCGTCGAAATCCTCTACTTTTCCTCTGTTGCGCGGATTCTGAAAATGCTCTTTAACCAGGTCTGAATAGGGAGACATACGTGACACACCTCCTTGCGAGCACGGTTTGTACGCTTAAGTATAATCTGTTTGTAATTATTTTTAAAGTGACTCAGGGCTTTACCCGGTGTGGCGCAACTGAGAAATCTAT
The sequence above is drawn from the Syntrophorhabdales bacterium genome and encodes:
- a CDS encoding PAS domain S-box protein is translated as MTPKNTMKGDSPEKAKAETPNRAVTDVTEHEETFRLTFDQSPVGAAILDATNGLFTRTNTAFCRFTGYTSEELTRFTFKDLTYPDDLPSSMEQTRKVLAREINGFEMEKRYLRKDGSLAWGRLSVRAITDRSGNIRYTLAMIQDITAAKDAELHLRESEEAVKSLLNATSDLAVLIDTKGKIIAANRVFAHRLGKQPEELIGQTVFQFFPEEAAAFRQLQLQKVLVTGEPLLFEDTSSDGRSLDVCGYPLLDSERKVTRIAVYARDITETKEVIRALAESEAKFRQIFDSIHDGIAVWDVTTFELIDANKRFCEMYGYSLEELKSLPLGSLSAGESPSERERRLSAHYTLANEGLSRLFQAEAMRKDGSTFWVEVNVKRIFMGGRESLLAVARDITERRAAEEALRESESRFRYLFDSVRDGIAVRDAQTLELLDVNRRFCELWGYGFEELKVLPLGSLGAGESVEERRARLMTYYEQVSKGTPALYEWAARRKDGSTFWVELNGTKITMGNRDCLLLVIRDITERRKAQEALRGSEEAALRLAQETAVIAELGRIMNSSLDLEEVYERFAEEVRKLIPFDRILINLINKQDGTLTTAYTAGMVVEGRIKGVVLPIEGSITEQMLHTGAPVIIESESVGEVLDRYPSLIYAFEAGLHSRLSVPLLTRGEVIGSLALWSKQPHAYREREARLAENVASQIAGTVSNAELFRERSRAEEALRVSEEGYRSLVETSPDAIFLHDGGKFLYVNPAAVRLYGALSAKEMYGLNAFDIIHPDDRESIQNRTHFIMTTGLPVPLKEIRIVRRDGSTVHVEATAAISYYQGKKVIQVIQRDITERKRAEEKIKASLAEKEVLLKEIHHRVKNNLQIISSLLYLQSTRTDHTEAVSALQESRTRIKSMALIHERLYASPDLASVDMGKYTKNLVSDLQQSYLPEDGHIRLRLNLEAISLGINEAIPCGLIINELVSNALKHAFQKGQPGEIKVELKRTETKQVRLIVSDNGIGFPQEIDFRKSPSLGLTLINSLVDQLNGTIRLDRGNGTTFTITFGS
- a CDS encoding cupin domain-containing protein, with the protein product MHVKDLNDAEEFIASDESLLRQLIHPEKMDVACRYSLCYARVKPSQVTKPHRLRSTEVYYILEGKGVMTIDEESRPVEPGQAVYIPPHSTQHIQNTGPSDLLFLCIVDPAWRSEDEEMV
- a CDS encoding iron-sulfur cluster assembly scaffold protein; translation: MSPYSDLVKEHFQNPRNRGKVEDFDGIGEVGNPVCGDMTTITIKVREGRLADVRFETLGCGAAVAVSSIVTEKAKGKTLDEALQINAKTLATDLGELPKNELHCSHLGPEALHKAIMNYLDRQAGRIRKERGGKDEHVHAKDTHCRCPYCEHEVASGAPICANCGKSTA
- a CDS encoding cysteine desulfurase family protein, whose product is MIYLDNISGTPLHAEVKQAMIGYIDNGYGNPTSQHRLGDAAAEALEKARNDVAQLINANPEGVIFTSGGTESINHAVKGVAFALAEKGKHIITSNIEHQAVLRSVRMLMHLGYDVTSLPVDEYGLVDPKDVEKAITDETILVSIMHANNEIGTLEPIAEIGEITKKRGITFHSDAVASGGVVPTDVNELGVDLLSIAANQFYGPAGVGALYVRPGTKIIPLLDGGIQEQNLRAGAHNMIGIVGMGKAAELAKREMSSRLEHLNQVKKRFLERLSTIDEIIINGHPTKSLPNLISCSVKYVEGESLVLMLDEEGICVSTRSACATGSLRASHVLVSCGRDYMTTQGTLIFSFGIENTLEEVDVVFGALKKSVDFLRSMSPFYNKKSS